The Gloeomargarita lithophora Alchichica-D10 genomic sequence CGACCAAATTGGCCTTCACCGCAAAAGGCTCCAACTGTTGCAAATGGCACTCGGTCAGCCCAGCGTTGTAAATATCCGGGGTGGCCTGCACCCGCCCCCGCCGGTATTTTTCCACATAGTTGTCGGCGAAACAGGGGTCGGCAATCTGTGCCCCCAACGCCCTGGGCCACGCCCCAGCGACGGATTCCGCCATCACGGTGCCTTTCCAGGTCGCGTCAAATAAATACACCACACAGCGATCCGATTGCAGGGCTTTCCGCACCTCTTGCACGGTGGCATTGTAGATGGCTGTACGCTGCAAACTTTGGCGAATTTTTGAGGTAATATCATTCACCAATTGGGCTTGGGTAGCGGCCAATTCCTGTTGTTGACGCAGGGTTTCCTGCTGTTCTAAGGCCACCGCCTGATCCAGGGCAAACCCCACCTGTACCGCCACTTTGCCCAGGAAATCAATTTCCAATTCTGTCCAATCCCGGGGGGCATCGCATTGGTGGGCAATCAATAGACCATAAAGGGTATTTCCTAACAGGATGGGAGCCACCAAATTGGCCTTGACCGCAAAGGGTTCCAACTGTTGCAAATGACAGGGGGTTAAGCCCGCATGGTAAATATCCGGGGTCGCTTTCACCCGTCCGGTGCGGTACTGCTCCACATATTTATCGGCAAAACAGGGGTCAGCAATCAACGCCCCCAACGCCGGGGGATAACCCGGAGTTAAGGCTTCCGCCATGACGGTGCCCTGCCATTTTTTATCGAATAAATACACCACGCATCGGTCGGATTTGAGGGCATTTTTGACTTCCCAAACCGTGGTTTGATAAATGGTGGTACGTTCCAGGGATTCCCGGATTTTAGAAGTGATTCGGTTCAGGAGTTGCTCCTGTTCTGCTTTGGCTTTTTGTTGGGTGAGCAAATTGGCTTGATCCAGGGCAAATCCCACCTGCACTGCCACTTGTTTGATCAATTCAATTTCCCCATTTTGCCACCGCCGCGGGCTACTACACTGGTGGGCAATCAGCAGGCCAAACAGTTGATTTCCTAATAGGATGGGAGCCACTAAATTGGCTTTCACCGCAAAGGGTTCCAACTGTTGTAAATGGCATTCCGTCAACCCCGCTCGGTAAATGTCGGACGTGGCCTGTACCCGTCCCCGTTGGTATTTTTCCACATAGTTGTCCGCAAAACAGGGGTCAGCAATCTGCGCCCCCAACGCCCGCGGCCAGCCGGGAGCCACGGATTCTGCCATCACCGTCCCTTTCCAGGTGGCATCAAATAAATACACCACACAGCGGTCGCTTTCCAGGGCTTCGCGCATCTGTTGGACGGTGGTTTGAAAAATGGCCTGCCGGTCGAGGGACTGGCGAATCCGCAGGGTAATATCGTTGAGTAATTGGGCTAAATTGGCTTTGGTTTCTTGGGTTTGGCGCAGTTCTTCTTGCCGTTCTAGGGCAATCGCTTGATCCAGGGCAAATCCCATTTGTAACGCCACTTGCCGCGCCAGTTCAATTTCCCCGCTTTGCCATTCCCGGGTGCTACTACATTGGTGGTTGATGAGTAACCCCAATAGTTTGCCTTCCGCCAAAATGGGAGCCACCAAATTGGCTTTTACCTGAAAAGGTTCCAGTTGTTGCAAATGGCATTCCGTTAAGCCCGCATTGTGAATGTCTGCGGTCGGTTTCACGCGCCCCGCCTGGTAGGATTCCACGTATCTATCCGCAAAACAGGGGTCAGCAATTTGCGCCCCCAACGCCTTGGGGAAATTACTATGCACCGATTCGGCCACCACCGTTCCCTGCCATTTTTCATCAAACAAATACACCACGCAGCGGTCGGATTTTAAGCCGTTACGCAATTCCCGCACCGTATGGTTATAAATCGTTTGCCGGTTGAGGGATTCCCGCATTTTGGCAATGATTTGATTCAATTGGGTCGCCTGGGTCATCTGGGTCTGTTGCACCTGCCATAATTGCGCCTGATCCAGGGCAAACCCGACTTGTACGGCCACCTGCGCCAAAAATTCCTGCTCCCCGGCGGACCACTCCCGCGCTTCGCCGCACTGGTGGGCAATCAACAACCCCAGCAAATTCCCTTCCACCAGAATCGGGGTGACCAGATTGGCCTTCACCTGAAACCGCTCCAGGATTTGGATGTGACAATTTTTTAAGCCCGCCTGGTAAATATCCGCCGTTGCCTGCACCCGCCCCGCCTGGTACTGGGTGACGTATTCCCCCCGAAAACAGGGGTCGTCAATTTTTTCGCTCAACGCCTGCACCCAGCCCCGCCCCACGGATTCCGCCACCACCGTTCCCACCCAATCGGGGGCAAAGCGATAAACCACCGCCCGGTCACAGAGCAAAATTTGTCGCACTTCGCGTACCGCCGTGTCCATCACGGTTTGCGGGTCTTGAGTTTGGCGCAGTTGCCGGACTAATTCGCGAAATTTTTGGGTGCGTTGGCTTTCGCTCTGCTGTTGCTCCTGGAGGGTTTGGAGTTGCAGTGCCAGGGCGTTTAACTCCTGTCCCAGGTGGGTAAGCTCATCCTCCCCCGGCAAAGATACCCGTGCCTGCCATTCCCCCCGCCGCAGGCGTTGCGCCATCTGCAGTAGTAACAATGCCGGTTTGGTGAACCCCTGCCCCAATAAGGCCGCCGCCGCCAACCCAATTAACAATCCCACCAAAGCCGCCGCCCCCCCCGCCAGGGTTTTCTGCTGCACCTGGGGAGTAGATTCCTGGGGTAATAGGGCGTTGTAGGTCACGACCCCGGCCACCGCCCCACACAGTCCGGTAATCATGGCCAAGGCCACCAGCCGCTGACCCAGGGAACGCACCGGGGGAGCGGGTTCCGGGTGGGTGAGCGCGGGAGAACCGTTGGCGGCTATGGTTTCGGCGGGGGTGGCAACCTGGGGCTTCGTTGGCGTGCGGGTCATGGCTAGTCCTGGGGTAAGGGCAAAAAAACTAAGGCGTGGATGGCTTGCTTATATTCCTATGATGCCGTGTTACAACTCCCAATGGGGGCAGTCATCAACTTTCTTAGTCTTTAGGATTTGGGTTTCGGAACGCCTTAAATTGTCCTGGTAGTGGGGCAACCCC encodes the following:
- a CDS encoding GAF domain-containing protein codes for the protein MTRTPTKPQVATPAETIAANGSPALTHPEPAPPVRSLGQRLVALAMITGLCGAVAGVVTYNALLPQESTPQVQQKTLAGGAAALVGLLIGLAAAALLGQGFTKPALLLLQMAQRLRRGEWQARVSLPGEDELTHLGQELNALALQLQTLQEQQQSESQRTQKFRELVRQLRQTQDPQTVMDTAVREVRQILLCDRAVVYRFAPDWVGTVVAESVGRGWVQALSEKIDDPCFRGEYVTQYQAGRVQATADIYQAGLKNCHIQILERFQVKANLVTPILVEGNLLGLLIAHQCGEAREWSAGEQEFLAQVAVQVGFALDQAQLWQVQQTQMTQATQLNQIIAKMRESLNRQTIYNHTVRELRNGLKSDRCVVYLFDEKWQGTVVAESVHSNFPKALGAQIADPCFADRYVESYQAGRVKPTADIHNAGLTECHLQQLEPFQVKANLVAPILAEGKLLGLLINHQCSSTREWQSGEIELARQVALQMGFALDQAIALERQEELRQTQETKANLAQLLNDITLRIRQSLDRQAIFQTTVQQMREALESDRCVVYLFDATWKGTVMAESVAPGWPRALGAQIADPCFADNYVEKYQRGRVQATSDIYRAGLTECHLQQLEPFAVKANLVAPILLGNQLFGLLIAHQCSSPRRWQNGEIELIKQVAVQVGFALDQANLLTQQKAKAEQEQLLNRITSKIRESLERTTIYQTTVWEVKNALKSDRCVVYLFDKKWQGTVMAEALTPGYPPALGALIADPCFADKYVEQYRTGRVKATPDIYHAGLTPCHLQQLEPFAVKANLVAPILLGNTLYGLLIAHQCDAPRDWTELEIDFLGKVAVQVGFALDQAVALEQQETLRQQQELAATQAQLVNDITSKIRQSLQRTAIYNATVQEVRKALQSDRCVVYLFDATWKGTVMAESVAGAWPRALGAQIADPCFADNYVEKYRRGRVQATPDIYNAGLTECHLQQLEPFAVKANLVAPILGEGKLLGLLIAHQCSGPRTWQETEINFLRQVAAQVGFALDQAILLEQVEQSRQKAEAVSEEQKHQREAIQGQLAQFLGDIEGAFKGDLTVRARVTSGEMGTVADFFNAIVESLQQIVQQVQTAAQAVADTAQRSAPPVNALSSEAARQAQAIGAALDQIQQMVQSIQQVAANAHGAELQVQQANQTVQEGDEAMNRTVAGISAIRDTVAATAKKVKRLGEASQKISRVVNLISNFAAQTNLLALNAAIEAARAGEEGRGFAVVAEEVRSLAQQSASATGEIEQLVEEIQAETNEVVAAMEAGTEQVVVGTHLVAEARQRLSQIATVTSQISTLVGEIAQAAQAQSQTSAVVSRTMQDVAGIANQTSQQSVGVADSFTHLLGVAAELQENVAQFKVA